The proteins below come from a single Scatophagus argus isolate fScaArg1 chromosome 15, fScaArg1.pri, whole genome shotgun sequence genomic window:
- the hikeshi gene encoding protein Hikeshi gives MFGCLVAGRLVQTDAVQVASDKFVFNLSDYENVNHVVVFMLGTVPFPVGMGGAVYFSFPDPAGGGPVWQLLGFITNDKPSAIFKISGLKAGVGGAHPFGMMAPSSSPSVAQVGVSVEALEQLAQQIPVSSAAVSTVDSFLQFTQKMLDSLYNFASSFAVSQAQMTPNPTETFIPSSCILKWYENFQRRMAQNPNFWKN, from the coding sequence ATGTTTGGGTGTTTGGTCGCTGGTAGGTTGGTGCAGACGGACGCGGTGCAGGTCGCCTCAGACAAGTTCGTGTTCAACTTATCGGACTACGAGAACGTGAACCATGTGGTAGTGTTCATGCTGGGCACGGTGCCGTTCCCTGTCGGCATGGGCGGCGCAGTTTACTTCTCCTTCCCGGACCCGGCGGGCGGCGGCCCGGTGTGGCAGCTGCTCGGATTCATCACCAACGACAAGCCAAGTGCCATATTTAAGATTTCTGGGCTGAAGGCCGGGGTAGGTGGGGCGCACCCTTTCGGCATGATGGCCCCCTCGTCGTCGCCCTCCGTCGCTCAGGTCGGCGTGTCAGTGGAGGCTCTGGAGCAGCTGGCCCAGCAGATCCCGGTGTCCAGCGCCGCCGTGTCCACCGTGGACTCCTTCCTGCAGTTCACTCAGAAGATGCTGGACAGTCTGTACAACTTCGCCTCGTCCTTCGCCGTGTCGCAGGCCCAGATGACCCCGAACCCCACGGAGACATTCATCCCGTCCAGCTGCATCCTCAAATGGTATGAAAACTTTCAGAGGAGGATGGCACAGAACCCGAACTTCTGGAAAAACTGA